A single genomic interval of Amycolatopsis albispora harbors:
- a CDS encoding DUF4190 domain-containing protein, which translates to MTAFAPLKEATVSYAPTPPPVMQAPSQPRNGLGTAGFVLGLVGLIFAFIPLIGIVAWPLTILGLIFGVIGLQRANRGQSTNKGMAIAAIALSAIGLVICIIWTAAFGKAVNDTANSLPTPAAPPVVADTAAAPEAAPANAAPAEAESAKHTIVLEVTTAAKSNVQWSSGFTTNSQEVLDKGKTWSQTLTMDDLAFTSVTVTPVNFDLNSKDNTCKIIVDGKTVVEQSNSVGALCTYQP; encoded by the coding sequence ATGACCGCATTCGCACCGCTGAAAGAGGCAACCGTGTCCTACGCCCCCACGCCGCCCCCGGTGATGCAGGCCCCGTCCCAGCCCAGGAACGGGCTCGGTACCGCCGGTTTTGTCCTGGGCTTGGTCGGCCTGATCTTCGCCTTCATCCCGCTGATCGGGATCGTCGCCTGGCCGCTGACGATCTTGGGACTGATCTTCGGCGTCATCGGGCTCCAGCGCGCGAACCGGGGCCAGTCCACCAACAAGGGCATGGCCATCGCCGCGATCGCCCTGTCGGCCATCGGGCTGGTCATCTGCATCATCTGGACCGCCGCGTTCGGCAAGGCCGTCAACGACACGGCCAACAGCCTGCCGACCCCAGCCGCGCCGCCCGTCGTCGCCGACACCGCGGCGGCTCCGGAAGCCGCTCCCGCCAACGCGGCCCCGGCGGAAGCGGAATCGGCCAAGCACACCATCGTTCTGGAAGTCACCACGGCCGCGAAGTCGAACGTCCAGTGGAGCAGCGGGTTCACCACGAACTCCCAGGAAGTCCTCGACAAGGGCAAAACCTGGAGCCAGACACTCACCATGGACGACCTGGCGTTCACCTCGGTCACCGTCACCCCGGTCAACTTCGACCTGAACAGCAAGGACAACACCTGCAAGATCATCGTCGACGGCAAGACGGTCGTGGAGCAGTCCAACAGCGTCGGCGCACTGTGCACCTACCAGCCCTGA
- a CDS encoding glycosyltransferase, whose product MRVLVNAGPWLPVPPDGYGGIENVVATLVPELRRRGVEVVLAAVGTSTLEVDGRFSVYQEPQFHQLLRPYNRAMGVALAHMRRVVDEVRRDPSFDLVHDHLEVVGPAMLASLGDACPPVLHTLHWDLTKHPQFYGEFGDHEHIHVNGVSAAQLATAPPALRARGVGHVHLATPLAEHADRRPRPAKEEFAVVLGRITPAKGQHLAARLARRSGIDVVLAGPVGPFRSPGALDRAMAADAEVGRNPDVRYFCDEVRPLLDGTRLRWVGSLPPRERDELVARARACLFPLQWEEPGGTAVVESLSLGTPVVGYSRGCLPELVDQGRTGFVVPRDDEDALVEALRAAKTLDPAACCGEAASRFVPSVMAENYLALYRTVLGSDRSLVSATPGT is encoded by the coding sequence ATGCGGGTGCTGGTGAACGCGGGCCCCTGGCTGCCGGTACCGCCGGACGGCTACGGCGGAATCGAGAACGTGGTCGCCACCCTGGTGCCGGAACTGCGGCGGCGCGGGGTCGAGGTGGTGCTCGCCGCCGTGGGCACGAGCACGCTGGAGGTGGACGGCCGGTTCTCGGTGTACCAGGAGCCGCAGTTCCACCAGCTGCTGCGGCCGTACAACCGCGCGATGGGCGTGGCGCTGGCGCACATGCGGCGGGTGGTCGACGAGGTGCGCCGCGACCCGTCGTTCGACCTGGTGCACGATCACCTGGAAGTGGTCGGCCCCGCCATGCTCGCTTCGCTCGGTGACGCCTGCCCGCCCGTGCTGCACACGCTGCACTGGGACCTGACCAAGCACCCGCAGTTCTACGGCGAGTTCGGCGACCACGAGCACATCCACGTGAACGGGGTCTCGGCGGCCCAGCTGGCCACCGCCCCGCCCGCCCTGCGTGCCCGCGGCGTCGGGCACGTGCATCTGGCCACCCCGCTGGCCGAGCACGCCGATCGCCGCCCGCGCCCGGCCAAGGAGGAGTTCGCCGTGGTGCTGGGCCGGATCACCCCGGCGAAGGGCCAGCACCTGGCCGCCAGGCTGGCGCGGCGGTCGGGAATCGACGTGGTGCTGGCCGGGCCGGTCGGGCCGTTCCGGTCCCCCGGCGCGCTGGACCGCGCGATGGCCGCCGATGCGGAAGTGGGCCGCAACCCGGACGTGCGTTACTTCTGCGACGAGGTGCGCCCGCTGCTCGACGGGACGCGCCTGCGCTGGGTGGGGTCGCTGCCACCGCGCGAGCGCGACGAGCTGGTGGCGCGTGCGCGAGCCTGTCTTTTCCCGTTGCAGTGGGAGGAACCCGGCGGCACGGCCGTGGTGGAGTCGCTCTCGCTGGGCACACCGGTGGTGGGGTACTCGCGCGGCTGCCTGCCCGAACTGGTCGACCAGGGCCGGACCGGTTTTGTGGTGCCGCGAGACGACGAGGACGCGCTCGTCGAAGCGTTGCGCGCGGCCAAAACCCTGGACCCGGCGGCGTGCTGCGGCGAAGCGGCGAGCCGGTTCGTGCCCAGCGTGATGGCGGAGAACTACCTCGCGCTGTACCGCACGGTGCTCGGCTCCGACCGGTCGCTGGTCAGCGCGACGCCGGGAACGTGA
- a CDS encoding FAD binding domain-containing protein: protein MRAFGYTVARTPAEAVRAIGTPGSAFVAGGTDLLNLMRDGVQGHDHLVDVNRLALGEVTADNGVLRVGALARMRQVAEHPWVRQEFPVLSEALLASASPQVRTMAAIGGNLLQRTRCGYFRDTGSACNKRVPGSGCPALTGHNRGHAILGGGEHCIATHPSDLAVALTALDATVHLLGPDGERAVPIAEFYLLPGTTPDRETALRPGELITRVEVPRTPVAATSRYLKLRDRATFEFAVVSVAAALRMGGGVVEDVRLAFGGIGTRPWRDSRVEAALRGRPLTEAAITEAGRVLVQDADPREDNGFKVELVQRALASILSELGGV, encoded by the coding sequence ATGAGGGCCTTCGGTTACACGGTCGCGAGAACGCCCGCCGAGGCCGTCCGTGCCATCGGCACCCCGGGCTCGGCGTTCGTGGCGGGCGGTACGGACCTGCTGAACCTGATGCGCGACGGCGTCCAGGGCCACGACCACCTGGTCGACGTCAACCGGCTCGCCCTCGGTGAGGTCACGGCCGACAACGGCGTGCTGCGTGTCGGCGCGCTCGCCAGGATGCGCCAGGTCGCCGAACACCCGTGGGTGCGGCAGGAGTTCCCGGTGCTGTCGGAGGCACTGCTCGCGTCGGCGTCCCCGCAGGTCCGCACCATGGCCGCGATCGGCGGGAACCTGTTGCAGCGCACCAGGTGCGGCTACTTCCGGGACACCGGCTCCGCGTGCAACAAGCGGGTCCCCGGCAGCGGGTGCCCGGCCCTCACCGGGCACAACCGGGGGCACGCGATCCTCGGTGGCGGCGAGCACTGCATCGCCACGCATCCGTCCGACCTGGCGGTGGCGCTGACCGCGCTGGACGCGACCGTGCACCTGCTCGGCCCGGACGGCGAACGGGCCGTCCCCATCGCCGAGTTCTACCTGCTCCCCGGCACCACCCCGGACCGGGAGACCGCCTTGCGCCCCGGGGAACTCATCACCCGGGTGGAGGTGCCACGCACGCCAGTCGCCGCGACCTCGCGTTACCTCAAGCTGCGTGACCGGGCCACCTTCGAATTCGCCGTCGTGTCGGTCGCGGCGGCGCTGCGGATGGGAGGCGGGGTCGTCGAGGACGTGCGGCTGGCGTTCGGTGGCATCGGCACGCGCCCGTGGCGGGATTCCCGCGTCGAAGCGGCGTTGCGCGGCAGGCCGCTGACCGAAGCGGCGATCACCGAAGCGGGCCGCGTCCTGGTCCAGGACGCGGATCCGCGTGAGGACAACGGATTCAAGGTCGAACTTGTCCAGCGTGCGCTGGCGAGCATCCTCAGCGAGTTGGGAGGCGTGTGA
- a CDS encoding NUDIX hydrolase, whose protein sequence is MTAPTIDSLSVTQAVKLKIQVHPYGLHFNWCRRVHRGYDNLTPPPRSTPVNPSPPRIRVAAYVIRRRPRPELLIFEHVDFPEAGPQVPAGGVEANEGLPEAVVREVAEETGLTGVTLVRALTTEDKPHPETGQPRRTTYFHLVAPADTADEWIHRVEGSGGDTGMTFACRFQSLPLPHPLADGQDAWLGLIDPQSRPRASGT, encoded by the coding sequence GTGACCGCGCCGACGATCGACTCACTCTCGGTTACCCAGGCGGTAAAGTTGAAAATTCAAGTTCACCCGTACGGGCTACATTTCAATTGGTGCCGTCGAGTGCATCGCGGCTATGACAACCTGACGCCACCACCCAGGAGTACGCCCGTGAACCCTTCTCCGCCGAGAATCCGCGTCGCCGCCTACGTGATCCGCCGGCGACCGCGGCCTGAACTCCTGATCTTCGAGCACGTTGACTTTCCCGAAGCCGGACCACAGGTTCCGGCCGGAGGGGTGGAAGCCAACGAAGGTCTCCCGGAGGCCGTGGTGCGGGAAGTAGCAGAGGAAACGGGATTGACCGGCGTCACGCTCGTTCGCGCGTTGACAACCGAGGACAAGCCTCACCCCGAAACCGGACAACCACGCCGCACCACCTACTTCCACCTGGTGGCGCCCGCCGACACCGCCGACGAGTGGATCCATCGTGTCGAGGGGAGCGGCGGCGACACCGGCATGACGTTCGCCTGCCGCTTCCAGTCGCTTCCGTTGCCGCATCCGCTGGCTGACGGCCAGGACGCCTGGCTCGGCCTGATCGATCCACAGTCTCGTCCGCGCGCTTCCGGCACCTAG
- a CDS encoding STAS domain-containing protein, translating to MNPPLSIDVAVYSAGLDDTLKVLTVSGEIDETAAAALQRAVDAAWRDPVPRLVLLDLAGVRSLCPRGARVLLAGEVRAKDHCGTQVVCRPSAHVRRMLASTSVADLLWCCDSVETALAGDPASIAVPRARN from the coding sequence GTGAACCCTCCGCTGTCGATTGACGTGGCCGTGTACAGCGCCGGACTGGACGACACGCTGAAGGTGCTCACCGTGTCCGGCGAGATCGACGAGACAGCCGCCGCGGCCCTGCAGCGCGCGGTGGACGCCGCGTGGCGGGATCCGGTGCCGCGCCTGGTGTTGCTGGACCTGGCCGGGGTGCGCTCCCTCTGCCCCCGGGGCGCCAGGGTCCTGCTCGCCGGAGAAGTACGTGCCAAGGACCATTGCGGCACGCAAGTTGTCTGCCGTCCCTCGGCGCACGTCCGCCGGATGCTGGCCTCCACCTCGGTGGCGGACCTGCTGTGGTGCTGCGATTCGGTGGAGACCGCGCTGGCCGGTGACCCCGCGAGCATCGCCGTGCCACGGGCGCGGAACTGA
- a CDS encoding TetR/AcrR family transcriptional regulator gives MNDTRQQILDATAALLEHTGAEQVSIRDVCQAAGVTAPTVYHHFGDKNSLFEAVAEEGFRRYLGTKRSRKPSADPLADLRRGWTDHVGFGLAHPAFYRLMYGTPNAETRPAAREGHRVLVGILDRLAEAGRLRLPPEQAATLIHTGSVGTTLSLLSTPDGPGTAGLSERMRDAVFGAVLHPQDSPGGDEAASAQLARALLATLSSRRTPELTAGERGILLELLRKLAP, from the coding sequence ATGAACGACACGCGGCAGCAGATCCTCGACGCCACCGCCGCGCTGCTGGAGCACACCGGCGCGGAGCAGGTTTCGATCCGGGACGTGTGCCAGGCGGCCGGCGTCACCGCGCCGACCGTCTACCACCACTTCGGCGACAAGAACTCCCTGTTCGAAGCCGTGGCGGAAGAGGGTTTCCGGCGTTACCTGGGCACCAAGCGCAGCCGCAAGCCGTCCGCGGACCCATTGGCCGACCTCCGCCGGGGCTGGACCGACCACGTCGGCTTCGGCCTGGCGCACCCGGCCTTCTACCGGCTGATGTACGGCACCCCGAACGCCGAAACCCGACCGGCGGCGCGTGAAGGGCACCGCGTGCTCGTCGGCATCCTCGACCGGCTGGCCGAGGCGGGCAGGCTGCGGCTGCCACCGGAACAGGCCGCCACGCTGATCCACACCGGGTCGGTGGGCACCACCCTCAGCCTGCTGTCCACTCCGGACGGACCGGGCACCGCGGGCCTGTCCGAGCGTATGCGCGATGCGGTGTTCGGCGCCGTGCTCCACCCGCAGGATTCCCCAGGGGGTGACGAGGCCGCCTCAGCGCAGTTGGCACGCGCCTTGCTGGCGACGCTGTCATCACGCCGGACGCCCGAACTGACCGCTGGCGAACGCGGCATCCTATTGGAGTTGCTGCGAAAACTCGCCCCATGA
- a CDS encoding xanthine dehydrogenase family protein molybdopterin-binding subunit yields MSGLIGRGVERVDGRAKVTGAARYAADNEVTGVLHGFLVLSTVASGEITELDTTAALAAPGVVAVCTHQNLPPLTLPAFPYLKGFLPLHDTRIHHNGQPIAYVVAATLEQAQEAANLVRVGYRAERPVAHLAAALGEAFLPDPFRERPNEISRGDAEAAIERAEVRVEQSYSSPMMHHNPIEPHTTTAVWNGNSLTLYESAQGVVFTRAVVAKAFEKFGVRQEDVRIVSPYLGGGFGAKGPTWSHTLINAAAARMLGRPVKLVLTRAQMYTMNGHRAEYRRSLRLGATRRGRLTAIVDTSTAQLTRTETNILNSSESTVHLYACPNVHVRQLGARLDLPSSSYMRSPETTAHFGLETAMDELSHELGVDPVELRLRHHPTAGSHLADCYRLAGNAFGWDRRDPRPRSMRDGDEYVGWGVATEVHTYSAFPSTVALAIGVDGRATLRAATQEIGTGTYTVLTQVAADRLGMPMDQVTTLLGDTAFPPAALSAASATMPSVIGSVSRAAENARDAVVAIAVADPRSPLHGVPAADVVAEHGQLFARGDRDRRDSYRDVVARHGQAVEVTGSVLNTAGHSYGAVFVEVRFEPKLAALRVSRVVAAYDPGRVLNHRTARGQVIGGVTWGIGFALMERTVVDRDTARVVNANLSGYLVPVNADTPSVEAFFVDRPDPNSTALNARGFGETPGTGVPAAIGNAIFHATGRRLRDVPFTRDKLL; encoded by the coding sequence ATGAGCGGACTGATCGGCCGCGGAGTGGAACGGGTCGACGGCCGGGCGAAGGTCACCGGCGCGGCCCGCTACGCCGCGGACAACGAGGTAACCGGTGTGCTGCACGGCTTCCTGGTGCTGAGCACGGTCGCGAGCGGGGAGATCACCGAACTCGACACGACCGCGGCACTGGCCGCACCCGGCGTCGTCGCGGTCTGCACGCATCAGAACCTGCCGCCGCTGACGCTGCCGGCCTTCCCGTACCTCAAGGGTTTCCTGCCACTGCACGACACCCGGATACACCACAATGGACAGCCGATCGCCTACGTGGTGGCCGCAACGCTGGAGCAGGCACAGGAAGCGGCGAACCTGGTGCGGGTCGGCTACCGCGCCGAACGACCGGTCGCGCACCTCGCCGCCGCGCTCGGCGAGGCGTTCCTGCCGGACCCGTTCCGTGAGCGGCCCAACGAGATCTCCCGCGGTGACGCCGAAGCGGCGATCGAGCGGGCCGAAGTTCGGGTCGAGCAGAGCTACAGCTCGCCGATGATGCACCACAACCCGATCGAGCCGCACACCACCACCGCGGTCTGGAACGGCAACTCGCTGACGCTGTACGAGAGCGCGCAGGGCGTGGTGTTCACCCGCGCGGTCGTGGCGAAGGCGTTCGAGAAGTTCGGCGTGCGGCAGGAGGACGTCCGGATCGTTTCGCCCTACCTGGGCGGTGGCTTCGGCGCCAAGGGACCGACCTGGTCCCACACCCTGATCAACGCGGCGGCGGCGCGGATGCTCGGGCGCCCGGTCAAGCTCGTGCTGACCAGGGCGCAGATGTACACCATGAACGGCCACCGCGCCGAGTACCGCCGGAGCCTGCGACTCGGTGCCACGAGGCGCGGCAGGCTGACCGCCATCGTCGACACCAGCACCGCGCAACTGACCCGCACCGAGACGAACATCCTGAACAGCAGCGAATCCACCGTCCACCTCTACGCCTGCCCGAATGTCCACGTGCGGCAGCTGGGGGCGAGGCTGGACCTGCCGTCGTCGAGCTACATGCGCTCACCGGAGACGACCGCGCACTTCGGGCTCGAAACCGCGATGGACGAATTGAGCCACGAACTCGGCGTCGACCCGGTGGAGCTGCGGTTGCGCCACCACCCGACGGCGGGCTCGCACCTGGCGGACTGTTACCGGCTCGCGGGCAACGCGTTCGGCTGGGACCGGCGTGATCCGCGCCCGCGGTCCATGCGGGACGGTGACGAGTACGTCGGCTGGGGCGTGGCGACCGAGGTGCACACCTACTCGGCGTTCCCGTCCACCGTCGCGCTCGCCATCGGCGTGGACGGGCGGGCCACCCTGCGCGCGGCCACCCAGGAGATCGGCACCGGCACCTACACGGTGCTCACCCAGGTCGCCGCCGACCGGCTCGGCATGCCGATGGACCAGGTCACGACGCTGCTCGGCGACACGGCCTTTCCGCCGGCCGCGCTGTCCGCCGCATCCGCCACGATGCCCAGCGTGATCGGCTCGGTGTCCCGCGCGGCGGAGAACGCGCGTGACGCCGTGGTCGCGATCGCCGTGGCCGACCCGCGTTCGCCGCTGCACGGCGTTCCCGCGGCGGACGTCGTCGCCGAGCACGGCCAGCTGTTCGCCCGCGGCGACCGCGACCGGCGGGACAGCTACCGCGACGTGGTGGCCCGTCACGGTCAGGCCGTCGAAGTGACCGGCAGCGTGCTGAACACGGCCGGGCACTCGTACGGCGCGGTGTTCGTGGAGGTCCGGTTCGAGCCGAAGCTCGCCGCGTTGCGCGTGAGCCGGGTGGTGGCGGCGTACGATCCCGGCCGGGTGCTCAACCACCGGACCGCACGCGGCCAGGTGATCGGCGGGGTCACCTGGGGCATCGGTTTCGCGCTGATGGAGCGCACGGTGGTGGACCGCGACACGGCGAGGGTGGTCAACGCGAACCTGTCCGGCTACCTGGTGCCGGTCAACGCCGACACGCCGTCGGTCGAGGCGTTCTTCGTGGACCGCCCGGATCCGAACAGCACCGCGCTCAACGCCCGCGGGTTCGGCGAAACCCCGGGTACGGGGGTGCCCGCCGCGATCGGCAACGCGATCTTCCACGCCACCGGCCGCCGCCTCCGCGACGTCCCCTTCACCCGTGACAAGCTGCTGTGA
- a CDS encoding (2Fe-2S)-binding protein: MPVSNDPAPEKAAHTRRTVLKSTAAAAAGSVAAAHLPAGAVAAEPSHTIAGGEQVEITLSVNGQRRPVVVEPRVTLLDALRERLGLTGTKKGCDRGECGACTVLADGDRINACLTLAVMRQDAEITTVEGLARGEELHPVQAAFIRHDAFQCGACTPGQVVSAVACVAEGHTGSDAEIREWMSGNLCRCAAYQNIVAAVADAAKEARR; this comes from the coding sequence ATGCCGGTGAGCAACGACCCCGCACCCGAGAAAGCGGCCCACACGCGCCGCACCGTGCTCAAGTCCACCGCGGCGGCCGCGGCCGGGAGCGTCGCGGCCGCCCACCTCCCCGCGGGCGCGGTGGCGGCCGAGCCGTCGCACACGATCGCCGGGGGAGAGCAGGTGGAGATCACCCTTTCGGTCAACGGGCAGCGGCGGCCGGTGGTCGTCGAGCCGCGGGTGACCCTGCTGGACGCGCTGCGCGAGCGGCTCGGCCTGACCGGCACCAAGAAGGGCTGCGACCGCGGCGAGTGCGGCGCGTGCACGGTCCTGGCCGACGGCGACCGGATCAACGCCTGCCTGACCCTGGCCGTGATGCGGCAGGACGCCGAGATCACCACGGTGGAAGGCCTGGCGCGCGGTGAGGAACTGCACCCGGTGCAGGCGGCGTTCATCCGGCACGACGCGTTCCAGTGCGGTGCCTGCACCCCTGGTCAGGTCGTCTCCGCGGTGGCCTGCGTCGCCGAGGGGCACACCGGCTCCGACGCGGAGATCCGCGAATGGATGAGCGGCAACCTCTGCCGCTGCGCCGCGTACCAGAACATCGTGGCCGCCGTCGCCGACGCCGCCAAGGAGGCGCGGCGATGA
- a CDS encoding zinc-dependent alcohol dehydrogenase codes for MPADSRMLVVEEPGVVGFRPAPPEERPEDGTFDVEAVYSGLSAGTELAFVKGTHPQLTRGWDAELGLFGGPGAGYPVLRWGYLQVGRIVASRTPAFGTGELVAMTYGHREHYRADPLADHVVVLPDDLDPLLGIYAAHMGPICANGLLHAAAELHGTGVRSLGDGVTGLRVAVTGAGVVGLLTALFARSHGAREVVVVDPTPQRREVAGKLGFATLDPDTEDVATVLKTRWRHRPGDRGADVVFQCRGQAASLGLALRLLRPQGAVIDLAFYQEGADAVRLGEEFHHNGLSLRCAQIGRMPRGLAHTWDRERLSAETIELLRAEGDAIRQHLITDLVPFEVAPELITALAERRRHVLQAVFTFPASR; via the coding sequence ATGCCAGCGGATAGCCGGATGCTCGTGGTGGAGGAACCCGGCGTGGTCGGGTTCCGGCCCGCGCCACCGGAGGAACGGCCGGAGGACGGCACCTTCGACGTCGAGGCCGTCTACAGTGGACTTTCCGCGGGCACGGAGCTGGCCTTCGTCAAGGGAACCCACCCGCAGCTCACCCGCGGCTGGGACGCGGAACTGGGCCTGTTCGGCGGGCCCGGGGCCGGGTATCCGGTGCTGCGCTGGGGTTACCTGCAGGTCGGCCGGATCGTGGCGAGCCGGACGCCGGCGTTCGGCACCGGTGAACTGGTGGCGATGACCTACGGCCACCGCGAGCACTACCGGGCCGACCCGCTGGCCGACCACGTGGTGGTGCTGCCGGACGACCTCGATCCGCTGCTGGGCATCTACGCCGCGCACATGGGACCCATCTGCGCCAACGGCCTGCTGCACGCGGCGGCGGAGCTGCACGGCACCGGCGTCCGGTCGCTCGGGGACGGGGTGACCGGCCTGCGGGTGGCCGTGACCGGCGCCGGGGTGGTCGGATTGCTGACCGCGTTGTTCGCGCGGTCGCACGGGGCACGCGAGGTGGTGGTGGTCGATCCGACCCCGCAGCGGCGCGAGGTCGCCGGGAAACTGGGCTTCGCCACGCTCGACCCGGACACCGAGGACGTGGCCACCGTGCTCAAGACCCGCTGGCGGCACCGGCCCGGCGACCGGGGCGCCGACGTGGTGTTCCAGTGCCGGGGCCAGGCCGCTTCCCTCGGCCTGGCGTTGCGGCTGCTGCGGCCGCAGGGCGCCGTCATCGACCTGGCGTTCTACCAGGAAGGCGCGGACGCCGTGCGGCTCGGCGAGGAGTTCCACCACAACGGGCTTTCGCTGCGTTGCGCCCAGATCGGCCGGATGCCGCGCGGGCTGGCGCACACCTGGGACCGCGAACGCCTCTCGGCCGAGACGATCGAACTCCTGCGTGCCGAAGGCGACGCCATCCGGCAGCACCTCATCACCGACCTGGTGCCGTTCGAGGTGGCGCCCGAGTTGATCACCGCGCTCGCCGAACGGCGGCGGCACGTGCTGCAGGCGGTCTTCACGTTCCCGGCGTCGCGCTGA
- a CDS encoding Gfo/Idh/MocA family protein has protein sequence MPGCRIGFVGAGGVAARHADTLAAFGDVELVAVTDVDGRRARAFAEERGVRAVPGVEQLIDTGVDAVYVCVPPFSHGPVEKAVAAAGLAVFVEKPIGLDCGEAEQTARLLEEAGVVTSAGYHWRYSDGVTRAREAVRDTSVRLAVGAWLDKVPPVRWWTSRAQSGGQVVEQAVHVLDLARLMVGEVVEVHAMGDGQPPDAPGADVDGATVVNLRFAGGAVGTLAATCLLGWKHRVGLEVYAADLAVSITEDAVEVAGRSGESEVRRLDPALAKQAADRAFVDAVLGRGGNIRAPYADAVRTQRLACAVADSAARGVAVKLEEHAHASG, from the coding sequence ATGCCCGGATGCCGGATCGGGTTTGTCGGGGCGGGCGGGGTTGCCGCCCGGCACGCGGACACGCTCGCCGCCTTCGGGGACGTCGAGCTGGTCGCGGTGACCGACGTCGACGGCCGCCGGGCGCGGGCGTTCGCCGAGGAACGGGGTGTGCGTGCGGTTCCCGGGGTGGAGCAGCTGATCGACACCGGGGTGGACGCGGTGTATGTGTGCGTGCCGCCGTTCTCGCACGGGCCCGTGGAGAAAGCCGTGGCCGCCGCCGGGCTCGCGGTGTTCGTGGAGAAGCCGATCGGGCTGGACTGCGGCGAAGCCGAGCAGACCGCGCGATTGCTGGAAGAAGCCGGTGTGGTGACGTCGGCGGGGTACCACTGGCGGTATTCCGACGGGGTCACGCGCGCCCGTGAAGCCGTGCGGGACACCTCGGTGCGGCTGGCCGTCGGGGCCTGGCTGGACAAGGTGCCCCCGGTCCGGTGGTGGACCAGCCGCGCCCAGTCCGGCGGGCAGGTCGTGGAGCAGGCCGTGCACGTGCTCGACCTGGCCAGGCTGATGGTCGGCGAGGTGGTGGAGGTGCACGCGATGGGCGACGGGCAGCCCCCGGACGCGCCCGGCGCCGACGTCGACGGCGCGACGGTGGTGAACCTGCGCTTCGCCGGTGGGGCGGTCGGCACGCTGGCCGCGACCTGCTTGCTCGGCTGGAAGCACCGGGTGGGGCTGGAGGTCTACGCCGCCGACCTGGCGGTGTCGATCACCGAGGACGCGGTCGAGGTGGCCGGGCGGTCCGGCGAGTCCGAGGTGCGGCGGCTGGATCCGGCGCTGGCCAAGCAGGCCGCCGACCGGGCGTTCGTGGACGCGGTGCTGGGCCGGGGCGGCAACATCCGCGCGCCGTACGCGGACGCGGTCCGCACCCAGCGGCTCGCCTGCGCGGTCGCGGACTCCGCCGCCCGCGGAGTCGCCGTGAAACTGGAGGAGCACGCCCATGCCAGCGGATAG
- a CDS encoding glucosyl-3-phosphoglycerate synthase, with protein MLPTPRSAAVAASGLPEHQRAWLETRTSRAADWPVRELIDAKGTTTVSLVLPARNEAATVGPIVRMARRHPLVDELVVVDSGSTDSTGEVAEEAGARVVRQEEVLDHLPAMTGKGEALWKGLYATEGDVVAFLDTDLVGCPPEFVTGLVGPLLTSPDLQFVKGFYHRPLVRPGLRTENDGGGRVTELVARPLLNLYWPELAGFMQPLAGEYAGRREALESVPFVCHYGVEIALLIDLAGRHGLPAMAQVDLGRRRHRHQDTAALGRMATQIMLTAFGRLEREGRAPTPTALPARLAQFRAGHAPERVSREVVVTEIDVPERPSLAEVRAELATAVPARRP; from the coding sequence ATGTTGCCAACGCCCCGTTCCGCGGCGGTCGCCGCCTCCGGTCTCCCCGAGCACCAGCGCGCGTGGCTCGAGACCCGTACCAGCCGGGCCGCCGACTGGCCGGTGCGTGAACTGATCGACGCCAAGGGCACCACCACGGTGAGCCTGGTGCTGCCCGCCCGCAACGAAGCCGCCACGGTCGGCCCCATCGTGCGGATGGCGCGGCGGCACCCGCTGGTGGACGAGCTGGTCGTGGTCGATTCCGGCTCCACCGACTCGACCGGCGAGGTGGCCGAGGAAGCCGGCGCCCGGGTGGTGCGGCAGGAGGAGGTCCTCGATCACCTGCCCGCCATGACCGGCAAGGGCGAGGCGTTGTGGAAAGGGCTCTATGCCACCGAAGGCGATGTGGTCGCCTTTCTCGACACCGACCTGGTCGGCTGCCCGCCGGAATTCGTCACCGGACTGGTCGGCCCGCTGCTGACCTCCCCGGACCTGCAGTTCGTCAAGGGCTTCTACCACCGCCCGCTGGTGCGGCCGGGGCTGCGCACCGAGAACGACGGCGGCGGGCGGGTGACCGAGCTGGTCGCGCGCCCGCTGCTCAACCTCTACTGGCCGGAACTGGCCGGGTTCATGCAACCGCTGGCCGGGGAGTACGCCGGCCGCCGGGAAGCGCTGGAGTCGGTGCCGTTCGTCTGCCACTACGGGGTGGAGATCGCGTTGCTGATCGACCTGGCCGGGCGGCACGGGCTGCCCGCGATGGCGCAGGTCGATCTCGGCAGACGGCGGCACCGGCACCAGGACACCGCGGCGCTGGGCCGGATGGCCACGCAGATCATGCTCACCGCGTTCGGCAGGCTCGAACGGGAAGGCCGCGCGCCCACCCCGACGGCGTTGCCGGCGCGGCTGGCGCAGTTCCGCGCCGGACATGCACCGGAACGGGTGAGCCGCGAGGTGGTGGTCACGGAAATCGACGTGCCGGAGCGGCCGAGCCTCGCCGAAGTCAGGGCCGAGCTGGCCACCGCCGTCCCCGCCAGGAGGCCGTGA